The genomic region TTTCGATAGCCTGGGCCATGGTTGAATTCCTTCACGGCCATCCGAAATGCAGGGCAAAGACCATGTTTGCAACCCATTATCATGAACTGAATGCGATGGAAGGCTCATTTGAACGAATTAAGAATTTCCATATCTCCATTAAGGAGCTTGATGACCGGGTCATTTTTCTGCGAAAACTTACAAAGGGAGGAAGCGAACACAGCTTCGGAATTCATGTGGCCCGAATGGCAGGTATGCCTAAAAGCCTCGTGAGCCGGGCTAATGAAGTGCTTGCGCAACTTGAGGATGGCAATGGCAACCGCGAATTATCAAGGCCTGTCGCATCACTGGGCGATAACCGTGAAGGACTTCAGCTTAGTTTCTTCCAGCTCGACGATCCTGTGCTGAAACAAATCCGTGATGAAATCAGGAAGGTGGATATCAATAACCTCACACCTATTGAAGCGCTGAATAAACTGAATGAGATCAAGAAGATGATCGGACTTAAGTAGATTTACGATTTACGATTTGGCGATTTGCGATTTACGATTAGTCAAAGGCATCATGCCCTTGTGTATCCATACAGGCTTTGCTGGATATTGCTCACCGGAACCTTAGTTTACAGGGATGAAGCCGTACTCAGAATGTCTTCAGTGACTTTGGATACAAAGGTCTTCATTGGGACAGAGAATTTCTTGTATTGCAGGTTTCGTGGTTCAGAAGCCAGGCGGCGTAAGGCATTCAAAAAAACTTCAACCTCCTGTCTAGTGGTTCCTATTCCGAAACTGATACGGGCCACACCAGGTAGCTTCAATTTCGGGAAAAGTGTCACTATCACTCGCTGAAAGCGGGCCAAATTGGGCCCGACACCAAGAATGTGCTTGACAAGAATGTGAGCGCAATGACAACCAGATCGTATACCGATTCCTGCGGCAGCCAGCTCCTTTGCAACCTGGTCAGCCATAAGGCCATCTACAGTAAAGGGTATCACACTTCCCTTCAGGGAGAAGGCAGGTGAAGCGTTGTCTTTAATGCCGTACACGGTGACTCTTCTGATTTCTGCCATTTCCTCCAGCAACCTGGCAGTGAGGTCCTGCTCTTCTTTTAAAATCTGATCCATGCCGATCCTTTTAAGAAGAACAAGTGCTTTACCCAGCGCGGCAATTCCGGCAGCATTTTTAATTTCCGAAGACCGGAGATCTTCAATTTCCTTATTCTCGTTAATAAGGCCTTTTCTTGCTATTAACACTCCTGTTCCAAACGGCGCATATACCTTGTGGGCCGAAAACGAAATACAGTCGATACCCCGGCCTTTCATGGATATCGCCGAATGAGCTGCCATCTGGGCTGCATCCACAACCAAAACTGCGCCGTACCTATGTACTATTTCGCTTATGGCTTCAATCGGGTTAAAAATACCCAGTACATTGGATGCGCCGCTAATGCTGACTATATTAATCCGCTCACCGGGGAAATTAGTATCCCGGTTATAGGATTTCAACAGGTCTTCCATTTCCTGAAGATTGATCAGTCCTTCTTTGTTTATACCGGTCCTGATAACCTTTGCCCCGGATAATCGCCATGGCAGATCATTTGAAGTATGCTCAAGCATGGTGGTCAGCACTACAGCCTGACCGGCCGAAGCAGGAAATGGAATATTACGGGCAGCAATATTCAGCGATTCCGTCGTATTGGCGGTGAAGAAAATCTCGAACTCATCAGAAGGGGCGTTGCAAAAATCACCACAAATTATTCTTGTTTCATTAACAAGATCATGCTGAACGCTTTCTTTTTGCATTAAAGCCATTTTCCAGGCATTCCACACCGGCATAAAGGTAGGTGTGCTGGCAGCATAATCCAGATTTATAAATGGCTTCTCTCCTTCAACTGTAGGCACAGTTATTCCATTTCCCACCTTTAATCCGGATAGTTTATCATAGAGCTCTTTTCCCGAAATGCCGTTTAGTCCATCATTATAAAGAATTTCGTATGCCGTTGAGTCCGATTCAGTTTGTTTAATTTTTTTCCTCTGTCTTTGCTGAAGAAGAGAAATCACAAAGATCAAAATGTTAATTACAGGCGGCGTACCGGCTTCCAATTTTTCCGATCCCCTGGCCCAAACAACCCAGTCGGGCGAAATCAGCCGGGCAGTGCCGCCACCTGAAAGAACAGTTTTTAAATGCCGGATTTTATCTTTTTTGAGAATGAGAGCTGAAACGCCCAGATTCAAACCGCTTTCCCCGCTGATACATGTGAACGACCCTTCAGGAATGTTTTGTTCAATGCAGTTGAGCAGCAACGGACTGCAAAATAATACACCGTATGACTCCCGTTTTTTTCCTGCGAAATCAAGGACGACATTTCGTGCTTCTTCAAAAAGTTCAGTTGTTATCCGCGAATTATAACCGTTGCCCCTGTGCACGTTTGAATAATAGCAAAGGGCATTAAAAATTGACTGTTCAATTGAATCTGACATGGTTTTACAGCTAGGGTTCAGCTCTAAAGGTATGAAAATGTTTGTGGTATAAAAAAAGCCGCGTTCAAAAAAACGCGGCTTTAGCTTTACTTTGTATACGCCTGTCAGGTTCGCGATCTGATCAGGTTATGTTCGTAATGAGTATGTAATGTATTCTCGTACTGACTGTCAATAGGAATGCGCGGATCATATTCCGGTGAATCCTTTATGGCATCCGTATTCAGTATGGTTCGTGCTTCTTTTTGCTGGTGGCTGATTGTTTCAATCCAGCCGATATCAAGCAAAACTTTTTTACGCCATGAAAGCCAGTTACCTGAGTTGATCACCGCATACATGATTTTCCAGTTGCTGTCGTCGATAATAAAATCGTTTATATTTCCCAGTTTTCCATCGGAAGCATGAAGCGTGTAACCTTTTATTTCATTAAAACTCCTGAGATGGGTATCGACTTCACTGACAGCTTCATGATGTTCAGCCCTGGGAACCTGCATCGGATAAGTAGCTCCGGCAACCGGATCTACAGGCATTGCATAAGGCTGATTCCAGTAATAATCCACATGATAATAATCGTGCAGATCCTGTTCATATTGCCTTGATACTGGCAGGTGCTGTTCAGGTCTCGGACAGTTGTCAATTTCATCCTGAGTTAGTTCCACATGAAAATGACCCTCAGTCATGAAGGCATCCCGCAACAGAAACCTTGGAATTAATACTCTCCTGTCATTGAATATGTTGCCGAAATCGGCTTCAAGATAACGGATGATCCATGTATCCTCATCAAAAAGGATATCCTTAATTTTACCATCCGTATTATCTTTCGTAGTTATTTTATAATCCAATATATCCTTAATACTCTTTTTCATCGTAATTAAGTTTAGAATAACACATAGGTTCAGCCCATAGAACAGGCAAAACTTTGCCAAACCGGCTGAAACGAATAATTTTTTTTAACTTTTTAAAAGCTTGAAAGTTATACCACCGGCTTTTTAAGCCCCTGGTTTCTGATGAGTAATTGCTTTCGCAATTCGGGAAAAACAGTCTACAGAAAAACCGATCTGACGGTTAATAATTGACATCAATTTTCACTGTTATCCATCAGGATAACATGATCAATCCTTGCTGATTTGGATAAAATTGTTACTAATTTTATGACTTGTATTTATGAATTCCATAAAAATGAGGACTGTTTTAATTGTATTAGTATTATTGGGAAACGGTGTTTCAGGTTTTACCCGTGATAAAGTCCGGTTCAGCGATTATTTTGCTGACAAAACATTACGCATTGACTTCTTTCATTCGGGTGACTCGAAAACAGACCTGTTTTCACCCGACCGCATTTATATTCACGGTGAATGGGCAGGAAATCCCGATCGTTGCATCCAGCCGTTTGAATTAGGAAGCTACAAGGCAGAAATCGTTGATATTGCCACTAACACGGTTATTTATACAAAAGGTTATTCCACCATTTTTTCCGAATATCAGACTACTGCACCGGCCCTGCAGGGAATTTCAAAAACATTTCATGAATCCGTTCTCATCCCGCTTCCCCTGCGACCGTTTATTTTCATTATTGAGAAAAGAGATAAATACAACGTTCTTCAGCCGATTTACCGTGTGACTATTGATCCGGCCGATTATCATATTAATACTGAAATCAAAAAAAATCCTGTTGACCAGGTTATACCTGTTTTAAAAAGCGGGGAACCCGGTCATTGTGTCGATCTTGTGATCCTTGGTGATGGATACAGGCTTTCAGAACTTGAAAAGTTCAAATCGGACCTCAATTACTATGCTTCCCTTTTCTTCAGTGTTGAACCTTATAAAAGCAGGAAGAACCTGTTTAATGTGACCGGCATCTTGTCCCCTTCGGTTGAAAGCGGAACCGATGAACCCAGGCAGGGTATTTACAGGAATACAAAATTGGGAAGTTCTTTCAACGCGCTTGATCTTGACCGCTACTGTCTTGCCGATGATAATAAAACCATACGGGATGTGGCTTCCCAGGTGCCTTATGATGCCATCCTGATTATGGTAAATCTCGACCGGTATGGCGGGGGAGGAATTTATAACTGGCAAACGGTCTTTAACACAGGGTCACCCTGGAAGGATTATGTTTTTCTTCATGAATTCGGACATGCCTTTGCGGGGTTGGGCGATGAATACTTTACTTCTGAAGTCGCTTACCAGGATTTCTACACTACCGGTGTTGAACCTCTTGAAGCCAATATTACGGCATTGCTTGATACTGCCAATGTAAAGTGGAAGCAATTCCTGTCGCCCGGGATCAAAGTCCCTACCGAATGGGGAAAGGCTAAGTTTGACAGCCTGAACCAGCAAGTTTCATTGTTGAATGAAGAGAGAGCCAGGACAATATCCCAAATGAAAAAGGCAAACGCCTCTCCGGATGCCATTTCACGAAAGGAAAAGGAATACCAGGATAAAATAAAAACTGTAAATAAAAAACTGGATGATTTTATCAATAATCATCCCCTGAAAGACAAAGTAGGAGTATTTGAAGGCGCCAATTATATGTCGAAAGGCTTATACAGGCCCACAGTAATGTCGCTTATGCATAAATTCAGTGAAAAAGACCGGTCATATGGGGTTGTCAATGAACATGCTATTATAGGAACAATTGAATATTACACGGTACAATAGATGGGTCTTACGGGACTTATATTTGATATTAAGCGATTTTCGGTGAATGATGGACCGGGAATCAGAACCACTGTTTTCTTCAAAGGTTGTCCATTGGCCTGCCGTTGGTGTCACAATCCAGAAAGCCGTGAGTTCTGTAAAGAGACAATGGTTGTGGTTGAAAGACTCGGTGAAAAAGAATTTTCTCGTACCAAAGAAATTGGCACATTGGTCTCCGTGGCTGAGGTAATGAGAGAAATAGAGAAGGAAAGTATATTCTATGAAACTTCAGGGGGAGGAGTAACATTTTCAGGGGGAGAGCCCCTTCTGCAGCCTGAATTCCTGTCAGCGCTCACCACAGCCTGCCGGCAGAAGGGTATTCACACATGCCTTGATACCAGCGGACAATGCGAAACACCGTTATTTAAATCGATGATGCAGCATTTCGATCTTTTCCTGTATGATATAAAAGTCCTTGATCCTCAAAGCCATATGCGGTGGACCGGATCAGAAAACGGCACCATCCTGAACAACCTGAAGATCCTTGATGCTTCCGGTAAAACATACATTATAAGGGTTCCGCTGATTCCCGGTGTCAATCTTGGCAGGGATAACATCGATGCGTTACTCGATTTTGCGAAACAGCTGACATTTCCTTCCAGGGAAATTCATTTTCTTCCTTATCATCCCATGGGGAAAAATAAGCTTAAGAAGCTTGGCATTCAGGACACCATGGATGAGAACCTGAAAGTGACCGATGAAGAAATATCAGCAGTTTCCGGTATTTTTGGAGAGGCAGGATTCACTGTAAAAATTGGCGGATAAACCATACCATCATGAACGAAAGAATCAAACAACTCAGAAAGCAAAGTATTGAGGCCATAAACACTCTTTCTGCTGAAAGGGCTCTGCTTGTGACGCAGTTTTATCAGACAGCTGAAGCCAGAAAAATGTCGGTTCCCGTTCAACGTGCGATGTGTTTTAATTATATCCTGCGGAATAAAAAGCTTTGTATTCTCGATGATGAGCTTATTGTAGGTGAAAGAGGTCCTGCTCCAAAGGCAACACCAACCTATCCTGAAGTTAACGTTCATTCACTAAAAGACCTCGAAATCCTTCATAACCGCGAAAAAGTAAATTTTCTCAGTGATGAAGAGACAAGAAAAGCATTCGGTGAAGAAATCATACCCTTCTGGAAAGGAATGACAAACAGGGACCGGATGATGGAACTTCTGCCCGACGAATGGCATAAAGCTTACAGTGCGGGTATTTTCACCGAATTCATGGAACAGAGGGCTCCGGGGCATACCGTTTTAGGCGACAAGATTTACAGTAAAGGCATGCTCGACCTGATCCATGATATTGACAACTCCATGGCGAAAATCGATTTTTTCACCGATGCGGATGCCTGTGAAAAACTGGAAGAGTTAAAAGCAATGAGAATAACCGCAGAAGCTATTATACACTTTGCTGCACGGCATGCTCAATTGCTGGATGATCTGGCTTTAAGCGAGCCAAATCCGCAGAGGAAACAGGAACTGGTTCAGATGGCTGAAATATGCCGGAAAATACCGTCTCATGCACCTTCTACATTCCATGAAGCTCTTCAGTATTATTGGTTTGTTCATCTCGGGGTAATCACCGAGCTCAATCCGTGGGATTCATTTAACCCCGGAAGACTTGACCAGCATCTGTATCCTTTCTATAAAAAAGAACTTGAAGAAGGAACTCTTACCCGTGATAAAGCTGAAGAATTGCTGCAGGCGTTCTGGATAAAATTCAATAACCACCCTGCCCCGCCGAAAGTAGGCGTGACAGCCCAGGAAAGCAATACCTACACCGATTTTTCATTGATCAATACAGGCGGTGTAAAAGCTGACGGATCTGACGGTGTGAATGACCTTAGCTACCTGATTCTTGATGTAATTGAAGAAATGAGGCTTTTGCAGCCGAGTTCCATGGTACAGATCAGCAAAAAGACACCCGACCGGTTTGTACACAGGGCACTGAATATCGTAAAAACCGGGTTTGGGCAGCCTTCAATATTCAACACCGACGCGATACTCCAGGAATTGTTGCGCCAGGGCAAATCGATTGAAGATGCCCGCCGCGGAGGGGCAAGTGGATGTGTTGAAACCGGGGCATTTGGAACCGAATGTTACATTCTGACAGGATATTTTAACCTGCCCAAAATATTTGAGATTACGCTCAACAGGGGGATTGATCCACGGAATGGTGAAAAAATCGGGATTGATACAGGTGACCCGGAGAATTTCGAAATGTTTGACCAGTTGATTACTGCTTACGAGAAGCAGGTCAAACATTTTGCCGATATTAAGATCAAGGGAAGCAATATCATTGAGAAACTATTTGCCACAAGATTGCCGGCACCCTTTTTATCGTTGCTGATTGACGATTGCATAGCCAAAGGACGCGATTACAATGCCGGTGGCGCACGGTACAATACAAATTACATTCAATGTG from Bacteroidales bacterium harbors:
- a CDS encoding aminotransferase class V-fold PLP-dependent enzyme; its protein translation is MSDSIEQSIFNALCYYSNVHRGNGYNSRITTELFEEARNVVLDFAGKKRESYGVLFCSPLLLNCIEQNIPEGSFTCISGESGLNLGVSALILKKDKIRHLKTVLSGGGTARLISPDWVVWARGSEKLEAGTPPVINILIFVISLLQQRQRKKIKQTESDSTAYEILYNDGLNGISGKELYDKLSGLKVGNGITVPTVEGEKPFINLDYAASTPTFMPVWNAWKMALMQKESVQHDLVNETRIICGDFCNAPSDEFEIFFTANTTESLNIAARNIPFPASAGQAVVLTTMLEHTSNDLPWRLSGAKVIRTGINKEGLINLQEMEDLLKSYNRDTNFPGERINIVSISGASNVLGIFNPIEAISEIVHRYGAVLVVDAAQMAAHSAISMKGRGIDCISFSAHKVYAPFGTGVLIARKGLINENKEIEDLRSSEIKNAAGIAALGKALVLLKRIGMDQILKEEQDLTARLLEEMAEIRRVTVYGIKDNASPAFSLKGSVIPFTVDGLMADQVAKELAAAGIGIRSGCHCAHILVKHILGVGPNLARFQRVIVTLFPKLKLPGVARISFGIGTTRQEVEVFLNALRRLASEPRNLQYKKFSVPMKTFVSKVTEDILSTASSL
- the hypD gene encoding trans-4-hydroxy-L-proline dehydratase, with product MNERIKQLRKQSIEAINTLSAERALLVTQFYQTAEARKMSVPVQRAMCFNYILRNKKLCILDDELIVGERGPAPKATPTYPEVNVHSLKDLEILHNREKVNFLSDEETRKAFGEEIIPFWKGMTNRDRMMELLPDEWHKAYSAGIFTEFMEQRAPGHTVLGDKIYSKGMLDLIHDIDNSMAKIDFFTDADACEKLEELKAMRITAEAIIHFAARHAQLLDDLALSEPNPQRKQELVQMAEICRKIPSHAPSTFHEALQYYWFVHLGVITELNPWDSFNPGRLDQHLYPFYKKELEEGTLTRDKAEELLQAFWIKFNNHPAPPKVGVTAQESNTYTDFSLINTGGVKADGSDGVNDLSYLILDVIEEMRLLQPSSMVQISKKTPDRFVHRALNIVKTGFGQPSIFNTDAILQELLRQGKSIEDARRGGASGCVETGAFGTECYILTGYFNLPKIFEITLNRGIDPRNGEKIGIDTGDPENFEMFDQLITAYEKQVKHFADIKIKGSNIIEKLFATRLPAPFLSLLIDDCIAKGRDYNAGGARYNTNYIQCVGMGTITDCLTSIRYHVFDKKDISMESMKSALNADFNGYDQLRWSLVYDTPKYGNDEEYADEQLVSVFEIVYDSINGRPSPRGATYRINLLPTTCHVYFGSKTGALPDGRKAGEPVSEGVSPVQGADKKGPTSVIRSVARIDHLRTGGTLLNQKFTPSFFRNEESIARLGQLIRSYFRLDGHHIQFNVVSADTLKDAQKNPEKYTDLIVRVAGYSDYFNDLGEDLQNEIIRRTEHETL
- a CDS encoding glycyl-radical enzyme activating protein, producing MGLTGLIFDIKRFSVNDGPGIRTTVFFKGCPLACRWCHNPESREFCKETMVVVERLGEKEFSRTKEIGTLVSVAEVMREIEKESIFYETSGGGVTFSGGEPLLQPEFLSALTTACRQKGIHTCLDTSGQCETPLFKSMMQHFDLFLYDIKVLDPQSHMRWTGSENGTILNNLKILDASGKTYIIRVPLIPGVNLGRDNIDALLDFAKQLTFPSREIHFLPYHPMGKNKLKKLGIQDTMDENLKVTDEEISAVSGIFGEAGFTVKIGG
- a CDS encoding M64 family metallopeptidase, encoding MRTVLIVLVLLGNGVSGFTRDKVRFSDYFADKTLRIDFFHSGDSKTDLFSPDRIYIHGEWAGNPDRCIQPFELGSYKAEIVDIATNTVIYTKGYSTIFSEYQTTAPALQGISKTFHESVLIPLPLRPFIFIIEKRDKYNVLQPIYRVTIDPADYHINTEIKKNPVDQVIPVLKSGEPGHCVDLVILGDGYRLSELEKFKSDLNYYASLFFSVEPYKSRKNLFNVTGILSPSVESGTDEPRQGIYRNTKLGSSFNALDLDRYCLADDNKTIRDVASQVPYDAILIMVNLDRYGGGGIYNWQTVFNTGSPWKDYVFLHEFGHAFAGLGDEYFTSEVAYQDFYTTGVEPLEANITALLDTANVKWKQFLSPGIKVPTEWGKAKFDSLNQQVSLLNEERARTISQMKKANASPDAISRKEKEYQDKIKTVNKKLDDFINNHPLKDKVGVFEGANYMSKGLYRPTVMSLMHKFSEKDRSYGVVNEHAIIGTIEYYTVQ
- a CDS encoding PRC-barrel domain-containing protein, producing MKKSIKDILDYKITTKDNTDGKIKDILFDEDTWIIRYLEADFGNIFNDRRVLIPRFLLRDAFMTEGHFHVELTQDEIDNCPRPEQHLPVSRQYEQDLHDYYHVDYYWNQPYAMPVDPVAGATYPMQVPRAEHHEAVSEVDTHLRSFNEIKGYTLHASDGKLGNINDFIIDDSNWKIMYAVINSGNWLSWRKKVLLDIGWIETISHQQKEARTILNTDAIKDSPEYDPRIPIDSQYENTLHTHYEHNLIRSRT